One genomic window of Geodermatophilus sp. DSM 44513 includes the following:
- a CDS encoding penicillin-binding protein 2 codes for MPGSPRRPLDRTPPRRGAAGAFTSRRAPGSRRLRGALPVSSRRFSVGLALVVVPLLVITGRLWLLQGVDSGEYALAATQDRISVRDVLPLRGPVVDRDGDPLAYTVEASRVTADPTLVADPARTALALTTLLDVPVSELTDLLSADGRYVVLASRVRPETVDAIEELGLDGVYSEDDPVRLYPAGSVAGQVVGFVGREGAGLAGVEQTMDEKLAGTPGERRVEVGSGGHPIPSGIDESTPAVDGQTVELTLDSDLQFVTEQRLQEACQDGATTRASAVVLEVATGRVAAMGSCPGYDPGDYSRTDPDLLGNPIVSSVFEPGSVLKAVTLAAAIEEGRATPDRVLSVPGSIAAGDVVVRDAHPHPPIDWTVTGVLAKSSNVGTIMLAREVGDQRLEEYLRAFGLGRTTGIELPGESAGILQDSAEWTASRAANVPIGQGVSVTTLQMASMYQAIANGGVRVEPRVVAAVGGQAPPAPASTRVVGESTADDVAAMLEAVVGPGGTAPLAQVEGFRVAGKTGTAQRANPECNCYAGGGYVTTFVGFAPADDPQYVVAVDLERPASDAEGGQVAAPVFADVMRQALTADGIVPSGTPRPVPVLTGPQP; via the coding sequence GTGCCCGGCTCGCCCCGCCGTCCGCTGGACCGCACCCCGCCGCGCCGGGGCGCGGCCGGTGCGTTCACCTCCCGCCGCGCGCCGGGCAGCCGCCGGCTACGCGGGGCCCTGCCGGTGAGCAGCCGGCGGTTCAGCGTCGGCCTGGCGCTCGTCGTCGTGCCGCTGCTGGTCATCACCGGCCGGCTGTGGCTGCTGCAGGGCGTCGACAGCGGCGAGTACGCGCTTGCCGCGACGCAGGACCGCATCAGCGTGCGCGACGTCCTCCCGCTGCGCGGCCCGGTGGTCGACCGCGACGGCGACCCGCTGGCCTACACCGTCGAGGCCTCCCGGGTCACCGCCGACCCCACCCTCGTCGCCGACCCCGCCCGCACCGCCCTGGCGCTGACCACGCTGCTCGACGTCCCGGTCTCCGAGCTCACCGACCTGCTGTCGGCCGACGGCCGCTACGTCGTGCTGGCCTCCCGCGTGCGGCCGGAGACGGTGGACGCGATCGAGGAGCTGGGCCTGGACGGCGTGTACTCCGAGGACGACCCGGTGCGGCTCTACCCCGCCGGCTCCGTCGCCGGGCAGGTCGTCGGCTTCGTCGGCCGGGAGGGTGCGGGGCTGGCCGGCGTGGAGCAGACGATGGACGAGAAGCTCGCCGGCACGCCGGGGGAGCGGCGGGTCGAGGTGGGCAGCGGCGGGCACCCGATCCCGTCGGGCATCGACGAGTCCACCCCCGCCGTCGACGGGCAGACCGTCGAGCTGACGCTGGACTCCGACCTGCAGTTCGTCACCGAGCAGCGGCTGCAGGAGGCCTGCCAGGACGGCGCCACCACCCGCGCCTCGGCCGTCGTCCTGGAGGTCGCCACCGGCCGGGTCGCCGCCATGGGCTCCTGCCCGGGCTACGACCCCGGCGACTACTCCCGGACCGACCCGGACCTGCTGGGCAACCCGATCGTGTCCAGCGTCTTCGAGCCCGGCTCGGTGCTCAAGGCGGTCACCCTGGCCGCGGCGATCGAGGAGGGGCGGGCCACCCCGGACAGGGTCCTGAGCGTGCCGGGGTCGATCGCGGCGGGGGACGTGGTCGTCCGCGACGCGCACCCCCACCCGCCGATCGACTGGACGGTCACCGGCGTGCTGGCCAAGTCCAGCAACGTCGGGACGATCATGCTGGCCCGCGAGGTGGGCGACCAGCGGCTCGAGGAGTACCTGCGCGCCTTCGGCCTGGGCCGCACCACCGGCATCGAGCTGCCCGGCGAGAGCGCCGGCATCCTCCAGGACTCCGCCGAGTGGACCGCGAGCCGCGCGGCCAACGTCCCGATCGGGCAGGGCGTGTCGGTAACCACCCTGCAGATGGCGTCGATGTACCAGGCGATCGCCAACGGCGGGGTGCGCGTGGAGCCCCGGGTCGTCGCCGCCGTCGGCGGCCAGGCCCCGCCGGCGCCGGCGAGCACCCGGGTGGTCGGCGAGTCCACCGCCGACGACGTCGCGGCCATGCTGGAGGCCGTCGTCGGCCCCGGCGGCACCGCCCCGCTGGCGCAGGTCGAGGGCTTCCGGGTGGCGGGGAAGACCGGCACCGCGCAGCGGGCCAACCCGGAGTGCAACTGCTACGCCGGCGGCGGCTACGTGACCACCTTCGTCGGGTTCGCCCCCGCCGACGACCCGCAGTACGTCGTGGCGGTGGACCTCGAGCGGCCCGCCAGCGACGCCGAGGGCGGCCAGGTCGCCGCCCCGGTGTTCGCCGACGTGATGCGCCAGGCGCTGACCGCCGACGGCATCGTGCCGTCCGGCACGCCCCGGCCCGTCCCGGTGCTGACCGGCCCGCAGCCCTGA
- a CDS encoding UDP-N-acetylmuramoyl-L-alanyl-D-glutamate--2,6-diaminopimelate ligase: MSESGEEAAVRSPRRTALPLTDLADLLGPPVQGDPATVVTGVTLASAEVRPGDLYAALPGARTHGARYAADAAARGASAVLTDPAGRPDAAATGLPLCVAGDPRALLGPVAARVYGEPARRLQVVGITGTNGKTTTSYLVEAGLAAAGRASGLVGTVETRTRGVASDGTPTVTALPSVRTTPEAPALHALLARMADEGVQTVVMEVSSHALVLGRVGGIPFAAAGFTNLGRDHLDFHRDLEDYFLAKARLFDGRAAVEVVDVDDPHGRRLTGMLGGRRAVTVSSRGAAADWRATDLAPAPGGGTAFALHGPGGRSWPARVRLPGAFNVANAVLAVALLAAVGVPVDAALAGIAETVVPGRMEPVDAGQPFVAVVDYAHTPDAVATALAALRAATPGRVLTVLGCGGDRDPGKRAAMGQAAARGSDLLVVTDDNPRSEDPAAIRAAVVAGVPADRRGDVREIGDRRAAIAAAVAAARPGDAVLVAGKGHETGQEVAGTLHPFDDRAVLREALARLAPAGGEPPP, encoded by the coding sequence GTGAGCGAGAGCGGGGAGGAGGCGGCGGTCCGGTCCCCGCGGCGCACCGCCCTGCCCCTCACCGACCTCGCCGACCTGCTCGGCCCGCCCGTCCAGGGCGACCCCGCCACCGTCGTCACCGGCGTGACGCTGGCCTCGGCCGAGGTCCGTCCCGGCGACCTGTACGCCGCCCTGCCCGGCGCGCGCACCCACGGCGCCCGCTACGCCGCCGACGCCGCCGCCCGGGGTGCCTCCGCCGTCCTCACCGACCCGGCCGGCCGCCCGGACGCCGCCGCCACCGGGCTGCCGCTGTGCGTCGCCGGCGACCCCCGCGCGCTGCTCGGCCCGGTGGCCGCCCGCGTCTACGGCGAGCCCGCCCGGCGGCTGCAGGTCGTGGGGATCACCGGCACCAACGGCAAGACGACGACCAGCTACCTGGTGGAGGCCGGCCTCGCCGCCGCCGGCCGGGCCAGCGGCCTGGTGGGCACCGTGGAGACCCGCACCCGCGGCGTGGCCTCCGACGGGACGCCGACGGTGACCGCCCTGCCCAGCGTCCGGACGACGCCGGAGGCCCCCGCCCTGCACGCGCTGCTGGCCAGGATGGCCGACGAGGGCGTGCAGACCGTGGTCATGGAGGTGTCCAGCCACGCCCTGGTGCTCGGCCGGGTCGGCGGCATCCCCTTCGCCGCCGCCGGCTTCACCAACCTCGGCCGCGACCACCTGGACTTCCACCGCGACCTGGAGGACTACTTCCTCGCCAAGGCCCGGCTGTTCGACGGCCGCGCCGCCGTCGAGGTCGTCGACGTCGACGACCCCCACGGGCGTCGGCTGACCGGGATGCTCGGCGGCCGCCGCGCGGTCACCGTCTCCAGCCGGGGCGCCGCCGCCGACTGGCGGGCCACCGACCTCGCCCCGGCCCCCGGAGGCGGGACGGCGTTCGCCCTGCACGGCCCCGGCGGCCGCAGCTGGCCGGCCCGGGTGCGGCTGCCCGGGGCCTTCAACGTGGCCAACGCCGTCCTGGCCGTGGCGCTGCTGGCCGCCGTGGGCGTGCCGGTGGACGCGGCGCTGGCCGGCATCGCCGAGACGGTGGTGCCCGGCCGGATGGAGCCGGTGGACGCCGGCCAGCCGTTCGTCGCCGTCGTCGACTACGCGCACACCCCCGACGCGGTCGCCACCGCGCTGGCCGCGCTGCGGGCCGCCACGCCGGGCCGGGTGCTCACCGTGCTGGGCTGCGGCGGTGACCGCGACCCCGGCAAGCGGGCGGCGATGGGGCAGGCGGCGGCACGTGGCAGCGACCTGCTCGTGGTCACCGACGACAACCCCCGCTCGGAGGACCCCGCCGCCATCCGCGCGGCGGTGGTCGCCGGCGTCCCGGCCGACCGGCGCGGCGACGTGCGCGAGATCGGCGACCGCCGCGCGGCGATCGCGGCCGCGGTCGCCGCCGCCCGGCCCGGCGACGCCGTGCTCGTGGCCGGCAAGGGCCACGAGACCGGTCAGGAGGTGGCCGGCACCCTGCACCCGTTCGACGACCGCGCCGTGCTGCGCGAGGCCCTGGCGCGACTCGCGCCGGCCGGAGGAGAGCCCCCGCCGTGA
- the murG gene encoding undecaprenyldiphospho-muramoylpentapeptide beta-N-acetylglucosaminyltransferase produces MSGRGSTGSPSVVLAGGGTGGHIEPMLALADALRRREPAPRVTCLGTARGLETRLVPARGYELRLIPPVPLPRRPTPDLLRVPGRVWASVAETRALLRELAADVVVGFGGYVALPAYLAARRQGVPVVVHEQNALPGLANRVGARLAARVAVTTPGTPLHGAEHVGMPLRTAISTLDRPARRAEARAAFGLDADRPTLLVFGGSQGAASLNRAAAGAADALTAAGVQVLHARGPKNTDVTVPARAPGQAPYVVVDYLERMDLAYAAADLALCRSGAVTVAELSAVGLPAVFVPLPIGNGEQRRNALPVVEAGGGMLVEDAELTPSWIAEHVVPVVTDPAVLAGYARHAAAAGARDADERLADVVLEVAGR; encoded by the coding sequence GTGAGCGGACGGGGGAGCACGGGCAGCCCCAGCGTCGTGCTCGCCGGCGGCGGCACCGGGGGGCACATCGAGCCGATGCTGGCCCTGGCCGACGCGCTGCGGCGGCGCGAGCCCGCCCCGCGGGTCACCTGCCTGGGCACCGCCCGCGGCCTGGAGACCCGGCTGGTGCCCGCCCGCGGCTACGAGCTTCGGCTGATCCCGCCGGTGCCGCTGCCGCGCCGACCCACGCCGGACCTGCTGCGGGTCCCCGGTCGGGTGTGGGCCTCGGTCGCCGAGACCCGCGCGCTGCTGCGCGAGCTGGCCGCCGACGTCGTCGTCGGCTTCGGCGGCTACGTGGCGCTGCCGGCGTACCTGGCCGCCCGCCGCCAGGGGGTGCCGGTCGTGGTGCACGAGCAGAACGCGCTGCCCGGCCTGGCCAACCGGGTCGGCGCCCGGCTCGCCGCCCGGGTGGCCGTCACCACCCCGGGCACCCCCCTGCACGGCGCGGAGCACGTGGGCATGCCCCTGCGGACGGCGATCAGCACCCTGGACCGCCCCGCCCGCCGCGCCGAGGCCCGCGCCGCCTTCGGCCTGGACGCCGACCGGCCGACGCTGCTGGTGTTCGGCGGCTCACAGGGGGCGGCCTCGCTCAACCGGGCCGCCGCCGGGGCCGCCGACGCCCTCACCGCCGCCGGGGTCCAGGTGCTGCACGCCCGCGGACCGAAGAACACCGACGTCACCGTGCCGGCGCGGGCCCCGGGGCAGGCGCCGTACGTGGTCGTCGACTACCTGGAGCGGATGGACCTCGCCTACGCCGCCGCGGACCTCGCGCTGTGCCGGTCCGGCGCGGTCACCGTGGCCGAGCTGTCCGCGGTCGGGCTGCCGGCGGTGTTCGTGCCGCTGCCCATCGGCAACGGCGAGCAGCGGCGCAACGCGCTGCCCGTGGTCGAGGCCGGGGGAGGGATGCTGGTCGAGGACGCCGAGCTGACGCCGTCCTGGATCGCCGAGCACGTCGTCCCGGTGGTCACCGACCCGGCCGTGCTGGCCGGGTACGCCCGGCACGCCGCGGCCGCCGGTGCCCGGGACGCCGACGAGCGGCTGGCCGACGTCGTGCTGGAGGTGGCGGGGAGATGA
- the murC gene encoding UDP-N-acetylmuramate--L-alanine ligase — MTAAAVAAWNGPVPGLAELGAVHFVGIGGAGMSGIARILLARGVRVSGSDRRDTPTLLALRALGARVELGHDPAHLGDADTVVVSTAIREDNPELAAARARALRVLPRAVALAAVMAGRRSVAVAGTHGKTSTTSMLTVAVQACGADPSFAIGGDLNESGSNAHAGEGDVFLAEADESDRSFLLLDPHAAIVTNVEADHLDNYGDLAAVEAAFDRFLQTLDPAGFAVLCADDPGSARLRDVPTPARVRTYGTHQDADLRLVDVEVGAETTAWTAVLDGAVLGRVTIRVPGEHMARNSAAALLAGLELGLPAEGLIAGLGRFGGVHRRFELKGTVAGVRVYDDYAHHPTEVEAQLRAARAVAGQGRVVVAFQPHLYSRTREFATAFGAALALADEVVVMDVYGAREDPVPGVTGAMVADAVPLPAGRVRFEPSWSAAAPLLAERARPGDLVITMGAGNVSMVGPEVLEALHALPTGPGRPASGGGDPGGPPR, encoded by the coding sequence ATGACGGCCGCTGCGGTCGCCGCGTGGAACGGGCCGGTGCCGGGCCTGGCCGAGCTGGGCGCGGTGCACTTCGTCGGCATCGGCGGGGCCGGGATGAGCGGCATCGCCCGCATCCTGCTGGCCCGCGGCGTCCGCGTCTCCGGCAGCGACCGCCGCGACACCCCGACGCTGCTGGCGCTGCGCGCGCTGGGCGCCCGGGTGGAGCTCGGGCACGACCCGGCCCACCTGGGGGACGCCGACACCGTCGTGGTCTCCACCGCGATCCGGGAGGACAACCCCGAGCTGGCCGCCGCCCGCGCGCGGGCCCTGCGGGTGCTGCCGCGCGCCGTCGCGCTGGCCGCGGTGATGGCCGGCCGGCGCAGCGTCGCGGTGGCCGGCACGCACGGGAAGACCTCGACCACCTCGATGCTCACCGTCGCCGTGCAGGCCTGCGGCGCGGACCCCTCCTTCGCCATCGGCGGGGACCTCAACGAGTCCGGCAGCAACGCGCACGCCGGCGAGGGCGACGTGTTCCTCGCCGAGGCCGACGAGAGCGACCGGTCCTTCCTGCTGCTGGACCCGCACGCCGCGATCGTCACCAACGTCGAGGCCGACCACCTGGACAACTACGGCGACCTGGCCGCGGTGGAGGCCGCCTTCGACCGGTTCCTGCAGACCCTGGACCCGGCCGGCTTCGCCGTCCTGTGCGCCGACGACCCCGGCTCCGCCCGGCTGCGCGACGTGCCCACCCCGGCCCGCGTGCGCACCTACGGCACGCACCAGGACGCCGACCTGCGGCTGGTCGACGTCGAGGTCGGCGCGGAGACCACCGCGTGGACCGCCGTGCTGGACGGCGCGGTGCTCGGCCGGGTGACCATCCGGGTGCCCGGCGAGCACATGGCCCGCAACAGCGCCGCCGCCCTGCTGGCCGGGCTGGAGCTGGGCCTGCCCGCCGAGGGGCTGATCGCCGGCCTGGGCCGCTTCGGCGGCGTGCACCGGCGCTTCGAGCTCAAGGGCACCGTGGCCGGGGTGCGGGTCTACGACGACTACGCCCACCACCCGACCGAGGTCGAGGCGCAGCTGCGCGCCGCGCGGGCGGTCGCCGGGCAGGGGCGGGTGGTCGTGGCCTTCCAGCCGCACCTGTACAGCCGCACCCGGGAGTTCGCCACCGCGTTCGGCGCCGCGCTGGCCCTGGCCGACGAGGTCGTGGTGATGGACGTCTACGGCGCCCGGGAGGACCCCGTCCCCGGCGTCACCGGCGCGATGGTCGCCGACGCCGTCCCGCTGCCGGCCGGGCGGGTGCGCTTCGAGCCGTCCTGGTCGGCCGCGGCACCCCTCCTGGCCGAGCGGGCGCGGCCCGGCGACCTGGTGATCACCATGGGGGCCGGCAACGTCTCCATGGTCGGCCCGGAGGTGCTCGAGGCGCTGCACGCGCTGCCCACCGGCCCGGGGCGGCCCGCGTCGGGGGGCGGCGACCCCGGGGGACCGCCGCGGTGA
- the ftsW gene encoding putative lipid II flippase FtsW — translation MQSSGAPPAPGRRRPVPPRQPPARRLALPAWLDGPMTSCQLVVGAAGMLLAIGLVMVFSASAIEAALDDQPAWRPGVDQVVFAAIGLGAALVAVRLPVGFLRRWALPGLVVAAVLLVLVLVPGIGLELNGSRAWIDLGFTTFQPSELAKLVFALWGAHVLAARERFLTVRTLLVPLLPVFAGLSFLLYREPDFGGIVSLGLVLAGLLWAGGLPLRYWAGFVAAGGAALYLMARSAPYRWERVTSFLDPFADPTNAGFQAVRGFYALATGGLWGVGLGNSAMKWNLLPEAESDYIFAIIGEELGFLGCLVVVGLYAVLAWAGFRIARRSSDRFVQLACVAITVWLVGQAALNMGYVVGLLPVTGLTLPLVSAGGTSLVLTLFIVGLLIRFARSEPEAVEHLRRADRGRLSRWVLPVPERAVDPAHPRRVRRPERPGRAGHPAPDGEPPAPRPAGPGARTVARVVPAPPGERAPRERLPARERRTADGRGRLPEARRQPPPRARASAPEQPRRPR, via the coding sequence ATGCAGTCCTCCGGCGCGCCCCCCGCCCCCGGCCGGCGCCGGCCCGTGCCGCCCCGGCAGCCGCCGGCGCGCCGGCTCGCCCTGCCGGCCTGGCTGGACGGGCCGATGACCAGCTGCCAGCTGGTCGTCGGGGCGGCCGGCATGCTGCTGGCGATCGGCCTGGTCATGGTCTTCTCCGCCTCGGCGATCGAGGCGGCGCTGGACGACCAGCCCGCCTGGCGGCCCGGCGTGGACCAGGTGGTGTTCGCCGCCATCGGGCTGGGCGCGGCGCTGGTGGCGGTGCGGCTGCCGGTGGGCTTCCTGCGCCGGTGGGCGCTGCCCGGCCTGGTCGTGGCCGCGGTGCTGCTGGTCCTGGTGCTCGTGCCGGGCATCGGGCTGGAGCTCAACGGCTCACGGGCCTGGATCGACCTGGGGTTCACCACCTTCCAGCCCTCCGAGCTGGCCAAGCTGGTGTTCGCGCTGTGGGGTGCCCACGTCCTGGCGGCGCGCGAGCGGTTCCTCACGGTCCGGACGCTGCTGGTCCCGCTGCTGCCGGTCTTCGCCGGCCTGTCCTTCCTGCTCTACCGCGAGCCGGACTTCGGCGGCATCGTCAGCCTCGGGCTGGTGCTGGCCGGCCTGCTGTGGGCCGGTGGCCTCCCGCTGCGGTACTGGGCCGGGTTCGTCGCCGCCGGCGGTGCCGCCCTCTACCTGATGGCGCGGTCGGCCCCGTACCGCTGGGAGCGGGTGACGTCCTTCCTCGACCCGTTCGCCGACCCGACCAACGCCGGGTTCCAGGCCGTCCGCGGCTTCTACGCGCTGGCCACCGGCGGGCTGTGGGGCGTGGGCCTGGGCAACAGCGCGATGAAGTGGAACCTGCTGCCCGAGGCGGAGTCGGACTACATCTTCGCGATCATCGGCGAGGAGCTCGGCTTCCTCGGCTGCCTGGTGGTGGTCGGCCTCTACGCGGTGCTGGCCTGGGCCGGCTTCCGGATCGCCCGCCGCTCGTCCGACCGTTTCGTGCAGCTGGCCTGCGTGGCGATCACCGTGTGGCTGGTCGGCCAGGCGGCCCTGAACATGGGCTACGTGGTGGGTCTGCTGCCGGTCACCGGCCTCACGCTGCCGCTGGTCTCCGCCGGCGGCACCTCCCTGGTGCTCACCCTGTTCATCGTGGGCCTGCTGATCCGCTTCGCCCGGTCGGAGCCCGAGGCCGTCGAGCACCTGCGCCGCGCCGACCGCGGCCGGCTGTCCCGCTGGGTGCTGCCGGTGCCTGAGCGGGCCGTCGACCCGGCGCACCCGCGCCGCGTCCGCCGCCCCGAGCGGCCGGGCCGGGCCGGGCACCCCGCACCGGACGGCGAGCCGCCGGCCCCGCGCCCGGCCGGCCCGGGCGCGCGCACCGTCGCCCGCGTCGTCCCGGCCCCACCGGGGGAGCGCGCGCCGCGGGAGCGCCTCCCCGCCCGCGAGCGTCGGACGGCGGACGGCCGCGGCCGGCTGCCCGAGGCCCGGCGCCAGCCCCCGCCGCGGGCCCGCGCCAGCGCGCCCGAGCAGCCCCGGCGGCCACGGTGA
- the mraY gene encoding phospho-N-acetylmuramoyl-pentapeptide-transferase — MRSILVAAAFGLVISILATPVAVHLFRRKGFGQEIRDDGPESHLSKKGTPTMGGTVIVGATVGGYLIAHLFLLDQPGRGPSASGLLVLFLIVGLGTVGFLDDYLKIRFRRSLGLNKTSKLVGQLVVGVAFAVLALNFPDEGGLTPASTVVSYVRDIEPLALGTVGFVVLAYLFIAGFSNAVNLTDGLDGLAAGCSAMVCGAYTIISFWQFTHDCSSEPIVGCYTVRDPLDITLVAAAGLGACLGFLWWNTSPARIFMGDTGSLALGGLLAGMAVVTRTELLLVVLGGLFVAVTLSVVIQVAFFRATRRRVFRMAPLHHHFELAGWTENTVIVRFWLVTGMSVAFGLGLFYADWLAFTGL, encoded by the coding sequence GTGAGATCCATCCTCGTCGCGGCCGCGTTCGGCCTGGTGATCTCCATCCTGGCCACGCCGGTCGCGGTCCACCTGTTCCGCCGCAAGGGCTTCGGCCAGGAGATCCGGGACGACGGCCCGGAGAGCCACCTGTCCAAGAAGGGCACGCCCACCATGGGCGGCACCGTGATCGTCGGGGCCACGGTCGGCGGCTACCTCATCGCGCACCTGTTCCTGCTCGACCAGCCCGGCCGCGGCCCGTCGGCCAGCGGGCTGCTCGTGCTGTTCCTCATAGTGGGCCTGGGCACCGTCGGCTTCCTCGACGACTACCTCAAGATCCGCTTCCGGCGCAGCCTGGGGCTCAACAAGACCTCCAAGCTGGTCGGCCAGCTGGTGGTCGGTGTGGCCTTCGCCGTGCTGGCGCTCAACTTCCCCGACGAGGGCGGCCTCACCCCGGCGTCCACGGTCGTCTCCTACGTCCGCGACATCGAGCCGCTGGCCCTCGGGACGGTGGGCTTCGTGGTGCTGGCCTACCTGTTCATCGCCGGGTTCTCCAACGCCGTCAACCTGACCGACGGCCTGGACGGGCTGGCCGCCGGCTGCTCGGCGATGGTGTGCGGGGCCTACACCATCATCTCGTTCTGGCAGTTCACCCACGACTGCTCCAGCGAGCCGATCGTCGGCTGCTACACCGTCCGCGACCCGCTGGACATCACCCTGGTCGCCGCCGCCGGCCTGGGCGCGTGCCTGGGCTTCCTGTGGTGGAACACCAGCCCGGCGCGGATCTTCATGGGTGACACCGGGTCGCTGGCCCTGGGCGGGCTGCTGGCCGGGATGGCGGTGGTCACCCGCACCGAGCTGCTGCTGGTCGTGCTCGGCGGGCTGTTCGTCGCGGTCACCCTGTCGGTCGTCATCCAGGTGGCCTTCTTCCGGGCCACCCGCCGCCGGGTGTTCCGGATGGCGCCGCTGCACCACCACTTCGAGCTGGCCGGCTGGACGGAGAACACGGTGATCGTCCGCTTCTGGCTGGTGACCGGGATGTCGGTCGCCTTCGGGCTGGGCCTGTTCTACGCCGACTGGCTCGCCTTCACCGGGCTGTGA
- the murF gene encoding UDP-N-acetylmuramoyl-tripeptide--D-alanyl-D-alanine ligase: MSLAEVARAVGGGPVPGGTVTGRVTTDSRTVAPGDLFVALPGERVDGSDFLPAAAAAGAVAALTTRPDGALPCVVVDDPVDALGRLAGAVHARLAAGGLITLGITGSSGKTSTKDLLGQVLATAGATVSPPGSYNNEIGLPLTVLDADAGTRFLVLEMGSRGRGHIARLCRVARPDVGVVLNVGSAHLGEFGSADGIAVAKGELVEALSEGGTAVLNADDPRVLGMAPRTRARVLTTGRADGADVRAEDVALDDTGRAAFTLVTGGTRAAVRLRVVGEHQVANALSAAGAALAAGMAPDAVAAALSAAEPRSRWRMEVTRREDGVTVVNDAYNANPESMRAALAALAGLPARRRVAVLGAMAELGPDAAAEHERLGRDAVAAGVDLVVAVGADAVGIADGALAAGAPDGRAVRVPDRAAARELLTEVLVPGDVVLVKASRSYGLEVLAADLLGAGAGT; encoded by the coding sequence ATGAGCCTCGCCGAGGTGGCCCGCGCCGTGGGCGGTGGGCCGGTCCCCGGTGGCACCGTCACCGGCCGGGTCACCACCGACTCCCGCACCGTGGCCCCCGGCGACCTGTTCGTCGCGCTGCCCGGCGAGCGGGTCGACGGCTCCGACTTCCTGCCCGCCGCCGCGGCGGCCGGCGCGGTCGCCGCCCTCACCACCCGCCCGGACGGCGCGCTGCCCTGCGTGGTCGTCGACGACCCGGTCGACGCCCTCGGCCGGCTGGCCGGCGCGGTACACGCCCGGCTGGCCGCCGGCGGCCTGATCACGCTGGGCATCACCGGCTCCTCGGGCAAGACCAGCACCAAGGACCTGCTCGGGCAGGTGCTGGCCACCGCGGGCGCCACGGTCAGCCCGCCGGGCTCCTACAACAACGAGATCGGCCTGCCGCTGACCGTGCTGGACGCCGACGCCGGCACCCGCTTCCTGGTGCTGGAGATGGGCTCCCGCGGGCGCGGGCACATCGCCCGGCTGTGCCGGGTGGCCCGGCCCGACGTCGGCGTCGTCCTCAACGTCGGGTCGGCGCACCTGGGCGAGTTCGGCTCGGCCGACGGGATCGCCGTGGCCAAGGGCGAGCTGGTGGAGGCGCTGTCCGAGGGGGGCACCGCCGTCCTCAACGCCGACGACCCGCGGGTGCTCGGCATGGCGCCGCGCACCCGTGCCCGCGTGCTGACCACCGGCCGGGCGGACGGCGCCGACGTCCGCGCCGAGGACGTCGCCCTCGACGACACCGGGCGGGCCGCCTTCACCCTCGTCACCGGCGGCACCCGCGCCGCCGTCCGGCTGCGGGTCGTGGGGGAGCACCAGGTCGCCAACGCGCTGTCGGCCGCCGGGGCCGCGCTGGCCGCCGGGATGGCCCCGGACGCCGTCGCCGCCGCCCTGTCGGCCGCGGAGCCGCGCAGCCGCTGGCGGATGGAGGTGACCCGCCGGGAGGACGGCGTCACCGTGGTCAACGACGCCTACAACGCCAACCCCGAGTCGATGCGCGCCGCCCTGGCCGCCCTGGCCGGGCTGCCCGCCCGCCGCCGGGTGGCGGTCCTCGGCGCCATGGCCGAGCTCGGGCCCGACGCCGCCGCGGAGCACGAGCGGCTGGGCCGGGACGCCGTGGCCGCCGGGGTGGACCTGGTCGTGGCCGTCGGTGCCGATGCGGTAGGGATAGCGGACGGGGCGCTCGCCGCCGGCGCGCCGGACGGGCGCGCGGTGCGCGTGCCCGACCGGGCGGCTGCCCGGGAGCTGCTGACGGAGGTGCTGGTGCCCGGTGACGTCGTGCTGGTGAAGGCCAGCCGGTCCTACGGGCTCGAGGTGCTCGCGGCCGACCTGCTGGGGGCCGGGGCGGGCACGTGA
- a CDS encoding FtsQ-type POTRA domain-containing protein — protein sequence MSRSGTTTSDRSRGGGSSRAEVRAPRRPPRPVRPGDRRRRLLVRAGVAVAVLGLLGWLLWGSPVLAVAAVRVDGAGTLTSAEVVDVAGVATGTPLLRVDVAAAEARVARLPQVADVEVTRGWPRSVVVTVVERVPVAVVEEAGGRSLVDRDGVLFDAVTGRPPAGAVPLDVADPGPDDRATRAALAALVALPGDVRADVAGARAPSPEDVRLTLADGTTVLWGSAEEAGEKAETLVALLGQLRAGALAPAGTIDVSTPSAVVLR from the coding sequence GTGAGCCGCTCGGGGACCACCACCAGCGACCGCTCGCGGGGCGGGGGGTCCTCCCGGGCCGAGGTCCGCGCGCCGCGCCGCCCGCCCCGCCCCGTCCGTCCGGGCGACCGGCGGCGCCGGCTGCTGGTGCGCGCCGGCGTCGCCGTCGCGGTGCTCGGCCTGCTCGGGTGGCTGCTGTGGGGCAGTCCGGTGCTCGCCGTCGCCGCGGTGCGGGTCGACGGCGCCGGGACGCTCACCTCCGCCGAGGTCGTCGACGTCGCCGGGGTCGCGACGGGGACCCCGCTGCTGCGGGTCGACGTCGCCGCGGCCGAGGCCCGGGTGGCCCGGCTGCCCCAGGTGGCCGACGTCGAGGTGACCCGCGGCTGGCCGCGCAGCGTCGTGGTCACCGTCGTCGAGCGGGTGCCCGTCGCGGTGGTCGAGGAGGCGGGCGGGCGCTCGCTGGTCGACCGCGACGGCGTGCTCTTCGACGCGGTCACCGGCCGGCCGCCGGCCGGTGCGGTGCCGCTGGACGTCGCCGATCCCGGGCCGGACGACCGCGCCACCCGGGCGGCGCTGGCGGCGCTGGTCGCGCTGCCCGGGGACGTCCGCGCCGACGTCGCCGGCGCCCGCGCGCCCAGCCCCGAGGACGTCCGGCTCACCCTCGCCGACGGCACCACCGTGCTGTGGGGCAGTGCGGAGGAGGCGGGGGAGAAGGCCGAGACCCTGGTCGCGCTGCTCGGCCAGCTGCGGGCCGGGGCGCTCGCGCCCGCGGGGACGATCGACGTCAGCACCCCCTCCGCGGTCGTCCTCCGCTGA